From Microbacterium sp. CGR2:
TGGGGCGCGATGCGGGGCTCTCGATGACGGCACCCGATCAGTCGGTGGACGGGCTGTCGGATTTCGCTGAGCTCATGGCGCACGACCAGGAGCTCAGCGGTGATCGGATCGATCCCGCGGTGCGCAGAAAACGCAGGCGACGAGGGCTCATCATCACCGCCGCCTGCATCGTCCTGCTGCTGGCCGCGACCGCAGGCTACGTCGGGTGGGCTCTCACGGCACCGGTGAATCCGCCCGCGGTGACCACCCGCACACCGCAGGCCCCGGTCGGCGACACTGTTGCCATCGCGACACCCACGGCCGCGGCAACAGCTGTCAGCATCACCGGCGGCGACGCCTATCTGGGCGAGGCGGCAAGCGGGACCTGGTCGGCGACAGGGTCGGGCGAACCGCTCCCCATCGCGAGCATCACCAAGCTCGTCACCGCCCTCGTCATCCTCGACGCGGCGCCGCTCACCTCCGCCGACGACCCCGGGCCGACCATCACGTTCGGCAAGTCCGACCACGATCTCTACGACCAGTACTACGTGCAGGGCGCGACCATCGCTCCGATGCCCACCGGCACCTCGATGTCGCTGCACGATGCGCTGGCCGTCATGCTCATCCCCTCCGCGAGCAATTACGCCGAGGCGCTTTCATCGCGGATCTTCGGATCGCAGAACGCGTTCCTCGGCGCGACGCAGAACTGGCTCGCATCCCACGGGCTCACTGGAACGACGGTCACAGAGCCGACGGGCATCAGTCCGCGCAACATGAGCACGCCCGCCGACCTGCTGGCCATCGCGAAGCTCGCCGCCGCGCATCCGGCGATCGCTCAGATCGTCGCCACCCCGTCGGTCTCGGTCCCCGGCGCCGGCCAGCTGTACAACACCAACGGCCTCCTCGGCACCGCCGGGATCACGGGGCTGAAGACCGGGAACCTGGGCGAGGGCACTCACAGCCTGCTGTACACGTCGACACTCGAGGTGGGCGCGGCCGACCCGCTTGCGATCACCGGCGTCGTCCTCGGGGGATCGTCGCGCGAGTCAGTGAACGCCACCGTGATCGCCACACTCGAAAGCATCCGCTCCGGTTTCCACGAGGTGTCCGTCGCGACCGATGGTCAGGAGGTCGGGTCGATCTCGACACCCTGGGGATCCACCGCCACGCTGGTCATCGGAGAGAGCGCATCGATCTTCACCTGGTCGGACACGCCGATCGAGCTGACGATGGACATCGAAACCCCGCCCACGTACCGCGACGGCACGGTCGTGGGAAGTGTCACCTGGACAGCCGGGCCGAACACCGTCACCGCTCCCGTGAAGATCGCGGGGAACATCGACCCACCCACCGAGTGGTGGAGACTCACTCACCCATCCGAGCTCGGCTCCTTGACGGATGCCGGGGACTGATACGGTCTCGGCCGAAACTCCTCCAGCGTGCTGAGCATCGGGGATGAAGCGTCTGGGTGATGCTTCAGGAGCGAACGAGACGTGTGATGGCGTCGGTCGCTTCCTTGATCTTCGCGTCCGCGCTGGCGCTGTCCATCCGAGCCGCGTCGACGACGCAGTGTTTGAGGTGGTCGTCGAGGAGTCCGACGGCGACCGCCTGCAGGGCGCTGGTGAGTGCGCTGATCTGCGTGAGGATATCGATGCAGTACTTTTCCTCATCGACCATCTTCGTGATCCCGCGCGCCTGGCCCTCGATGCGGCTCATGCGGTTCAAGTACTTCGCCTTGTCGGTGATGTATCCGTGCTCGTGTGCGTCGGTGGTCGTGTGAGTGGTCATGTCCACGTCCTTCATTCTGTGGTCAGGGGTCAACGGTCAAGGAGTGACCGTGTGTGCTTGCCTCGGGTGTGAGGTCGATGCGTCGCAGCAACTGGGCGTTGAGGGCGACGACGACGGTCGACAGGGACATCAGGATAGCGCCGACAGACATCGGCAGGACGAAGCCGACCGGGGCGAGCACGCCGGCGGCAAGCGGGACTGAGAGGAGGTTGTACCCGGCTGCCCACCACAGGTTCTGCTTCATCTTGCGGTACGAGGCACGGGACAACTCGATCACGGAGATCACCGACCGCGGGTCGGAACTCGCGAGGATCACTCCGGCCGAAGCGATGGCGGCATCCGTTCCCGCCCCGATGGCGATGCCGACGTCGGCCTGCGCGAGAGCGGGAGCGTCGTTCACGCCGTCGCCCACCATCGCGACCTTCTTTCCCTCGGCCTGCAACTCCGCGACCTTGGCCGACTTGTCCTCGGGGCGTACCCCGGCGAAGACGCGGTCGATGCCGAGCTCGGCAGCCACCGACTCGGCTACGGCCTGGGCATCACCCGTGATCATCACAACCTCTACGCCGAGGCGATGAAGCGCGTCCACCGCCTGCTGAGATTCGGGACGCACTTCGTCGGCGAGCTTCAGGCCTCCGACGACCTCGCCGTCGACGACCACGTGCAGGATGATGGCGCCTTCGCCGCGCCACTCGTGCGCGGCTGCGATCTCCTTGCCGCCGATCTCGTCGAGGAGCTTCGGTCCTCCGACCCGCACCTCGCGGCCGTCGACGGTCGCCGTCACGCCGACTGCGGGCGATGAGGTGAAGCCGGACGCCTGCGCGACGGCGACACCCTTGTCCTTCGCTGCCCGCACGATGGCGCGCGCCAGCGGGTGCTCACTGTCAGCCTCGGCCGATGCGGCGAGAGCCAGCAGTCGGTCGGCGTCGACAGCTGCCGTCGCATCGACGCCCGTGACCGTCGGCGCTCCCTTGGTCAGCGTGCCGGTCTTGTCGAACAGGACGGCATCGACTTTGCGCATGCTCTCCAACGCCAGGCGGTCCTTGATGAGCACACCGCCGCGGGCCGCGCGCTCCGTGGCGATCGACACCACCAGCGGAATCGCGAGGCCCAGCGCGTGCGGGCAGGCGATGACGAGCACGGTGATGCTGCGTACGACGGCAGCATCCGGGTTGCCGACGAGGGTCCAGACGAGCGCCGTGAGTGCGGCCGAGAGCAGAGCGAACCAGAACAGCAATGCCGCGGCACGGTCGGCGATCCGCTGCGCGCGAGAGGACGAATTCTGAGCCTCGGTGACCAGGCGCTGGATGCCCGCCAGCGCTGTGTCCGCGCCGATGGCCGTGATCTCGATGCGCAGCCCCGAATCGGTCGCGACCGTCCCCGCCGTGACGGTGTCGCCGGAGGTGCGGGTGACCGGACGCGACTCGCCGGTCACCATCGACTCGTCCATCGCAGCGGATCCGTCGATGATGCGGCCGTCTGCCGGGACGCTGCCTCCGGGGCGTACGACGACGACATCGCCGACGACGAGGTCGGCGGGTGCGACCTTGACGATCTCATCGCCGTCGAGTCGCTCAGCCTCGTCGGGAAGGAGGGCGGCGAGAGAGTCGAGCGCCGAGGTCGTTTGCGCGAGCGAGCGCATCTCGATCCAGTGCCCCAGCAGCATGATGACGATGAGGAGGGCGAGTTCCCACCAGAACTCGAGCTCATGATGAAGGATGCCGAGGGTGGCGCCCCACGATGCGAAGAACGCCACCGTGATGGCGAGGCCGATGAGGAGCATCATCCCGGGCTTGCGCGCCTTGAGCTCGCTGACAGCGCCGGTGAGGAAAGGCCAGCCGCCCCACACGTACATGACCGTGCCCAGCACCGGTGCGATCAACCGCGCCCAGCCGGGCACGTCGTATCCGAGGATCATCGCGAACATCGGCGAGAACGCCACCACGGGTACCGCGATGAGGAGATTGATCCAGAACAGACGTCGGAACTGCCCGACATGGTCACCATGTCCGCCATGGCCCTCATGGCCCTCATGGCCCTCATGGCCACCATGGCCACCATGCCCCTGATGCCCGGCATGCCCGGAATCACCGGCATGCCCGCCGTGGCTGCCGGTCCCCGCATGGCCGCCATTGCCCACATGACCGCTGCGCGCTTCGTGACCGCCATGGTCCCGAAGGCCGCTGCGCTCTTCATCGCCGCCGCCGTGGCCGGTCTGATTCTGCTGGTCGTGGGCAGCGGATGTGGGCGTTTCGTCGTGCACGTGCGGCTCAGACATGAGACTTCTTCCAGGGGCTCGCGACCGTGAGACGGTCAGGCTTTGCGGAACGGGCGGGTTGTCCGATCGCCGACGTCATCAGCACTGGCATCAGCCGACTCCTCGTCCTCACTTGCAGTTGGGCACGCATCTAGGGTATACCCCGTGCGGGTATTGGTCCACGTGCTCTCATTTACGCGTGCGGTGATTGTGTGACCTGGTGGCCGGACACCGGGCAAGTCACTCCGCGGGGCTCACGGCACCTGAGGATGGCCGTGAACCCCGCGCCCGTGTCAGGCCATGTTGGCGGCGTATTTGGCGGGGTCTGAGTCGAAGGCCGGCCCGCATCCGGCGCAGCAGAAGTAGTAGCGCTCGCCCTCGTGGTCCCGGAAGAGCCCCACGGCTTCCGCGGCCTTCTTGCTGACAGGGCTGCCGACCATGACCGGGCAGGTCGTCAGGTCGTCACTGGTGCCGCCTGCCAGCAGGTTCGCACGCCCGTTTCCTGCCGCGGCAGGGTTCGGTGCGCTGGTGCTGCAACAGCTGGCGGTGGCCTCGGTGTCGTTCGTCATGCTGGGCGATTCCTCTCTCATTTCTTCGGGGAGCGTCACTGCTTGGCGACGCTCTTGAACCCGCGCAAGCGCAGGCTGTTGCCGACGACGAAGACGCTGGACAATGCCATCGCTGCGCCGGCGAGCATGGGGTTGAGCATTCCTAGAGCCGCGACGGGGATGGCCGCGACGTTGTAGGCGAACGCCCAGAACAGGTTGGTCTTGATCGTTCCGAGGGTCTTGCGCGACAACCGGATCGCATCGACAGCACTTCGGAGGTCGCCGCGCACCAGGGTGATGTCGGACGCTTCGATCGCGACATCCGCTCCCGTCCCCATCGCCAGTCCGAGATCGGCCTGGGCAAGGGCGGGGGCGTCGTTGACACCGTCCCCGATCATCGCGACCGTCTTTCCTTCGCGCTGCAGCCGGGTGACGACATCCACCTTGTCCTTCGGAAGAACTTCGGCGATGACCTCCTCGATTCCCACTTCTGCGGCGATCTGCCGGGCCACCGCTTCGTTGTCGCCGGTGAGCAGGATCGGGGTCAACCCGATCTCTTTGAAGCGAGCGATCGCCTCCGCGCTACTGGGCTTGACGGTGTCGGCCACGACGAGGACGCCGCGTGCCTGCCCGTCCCAACCGACCGCGACGACGGTCTTGCCCTCGCCCTCGGCGCGGGCCTTCGTCGCGGCGAGCTCGCGGCTCAGCTTCTGCGACCACTCGGCCAGGAGCGAATCACGACCCACGAGAACAGCGTGGCCGTCGACGATCCCCTGAACTCCCTTGCCTTCGATGTTCGCGAAGCCCTCCGGCGTCCGCAGCGCGCCGACTTCTTGGGTCGCCCCCTTGGCGATCGCCTGCGCGATCGGGTGTTCCGAGGCATCCTCCAGCGCACCGGCCAGTCGCAGCAATTCCCCGCGGTCCACGCGATCTTCCGTGAACACGCCGACGAGCGTCATCTTGCCCGTGGTGACCGTACCCGTCTTGTCCAGCACGACGGTGTCGATCCTGCGGGTGGATTCCAGTACCTCCGGGCCCTTGATGAGCACGCCCATCTGCGCGCCGCGTCCGGTGCCGACCAGCAGGGCGGTGGGCGTCGCCAACCCGAGGGCGCACGGGCACGCGATCACCAGCACGGCGACCGCCGCCGTGAACGCCGCCGTCACCGGGAATCCGGCGCCCAACCAACCGCCGAGCGCGACGAACGCGATCACGATGACGATCGGTACGAACACTCCCGAGATCCGGTCAGCGAGCCGCTGCACCTCCGCCTTCCCGGTCTGTGCATCCTCGACCAGCTGGGCCATCTGTGCCAGCTGGGTGTCGGAGCCAATCCGGGTCGCGCGGACCACGAGCCGACCTCCGACGTTCGCCGTGGCACCGGTGACGGTGTCACCTTCCGCGACCTCGACCGGGACTGCTTCGCCGGTGAGCATAGAGGCGTCGACGGCCGACGTGCCGGAGACGACGACACCATCGGTGGCGATCTTCTCCCCGGGGCGCACGATGAACTCATCACCCACCTGCAGATCCTCGACGGGGATCTTCGTCTCCACACCCCCGCGCAGCACGGAGACTTCTTTCGCGCCGAGCTCGAGAAGCGCACGCAGGGCCGCGCCGGCCTGCTTCTTGGAGCGCTTCTCGAAGTACCGTCCAGCGAGAATGAACATCGTCACCCCGGCGCCCACCTCGAGGTAGATGTTCGCCGCCCCGTCGGAGGGCGCCAACGCGAACTCGAACGGGTGCGTCATCCCGGGCGTGCCCGCTGTGCCGAAGAACAGTGCGTACAGCGACCACAGGAAAGCGGCTGAGGTCCCCATCGAGATCAGGGTGTCCATCGTCGCCGTGCCGTGCTTGAGGTTCGTCCATGCCGCCTTGTGGAACGGCCACGCCGCCCACAGGATCACGGGAGCGGCCAGTGCCAGCGAAGCCCACTGCCAGTATGTGAACTGCAACGCGGGGATCATCGCCATCGCGATCACAGGCACCGTCAGCACGATCGCGCCGATCAGCCTGTTGCGCAGCGACAGCAGTTCCGGATCCGCATCGTCGGCATCACCGGTCGTCGCGGAATCCTTCTTCGTGCCCTTCGGGGCCGGCAACACTGCGGAGTACCCTGTCTTCTCGACCTCGGTGATCAACACCGCGGGGTCGTAGCCGTCAGGGACCGTGATCTTCGCCTTCTCCGTCGCGTAGTTGACGGTGGCAACGACACCCTCGAGCTTGTTCAGCTTCTTCTCGATCCGCATCGCGCAGGAAGCGCAGGTCATACCGCCGATCTCCAACTCGACGCCTGACCCCACGCTCGGGGGTGCTGATGTACTCATGTGCTTTTCCTTCTCTTTGCTCTGGTGGAGGGGCTGTAACCGTCAGCGGGAGTGGAGATGAGGCTGGGTCAGTGCCCGTCCTCGTGCGACCCGCTGCCGGACTCTGTCGCGCCGTCATCCTGGTGCGCGGCCTCGAGGACGAATTCGGCGGTGTGCACCTGACCGTCGACCTGGAAGTCCAGGTACAGCAGATAGCGGCCCGCGCTCGGCGCCTCGGCTGCGAACGCGATCTCCGGTCCAGACGTTTCTCCGGCTTCCGGCTCGTCGCCTTCGGCATGCACGTGCAGGTAAGCCAGGTCGCCGTCTCGCAAGGCGACCAGGTGACCGAATGCCCCCAGATACGGTTCCAATGTCGTGACGGGCTCACCCTCACGCGTGACGGTGAGAATGAGATCGCTCGCCGACCCCGCTTCGAGGTCACCGTCAAGGGAGACGGTGAAGCCATCGACGTGTGCGACCCGAGTCGGCTCCGGCACCACAGGAGTGAAATCGCCTGCGACCTGGACGGTGCGGGTCAGGGTGAGCGAGGGCGCATCCGTGCCTGCCGGCGTGAAGTCGGCGAAGACGCGGTACGTGCCGGCCTCAGTCCATTCCCATGGCAACGACCACGTTCCGGTGGACTCGTCCAGCGTCGGGTGGACGTGGCGGAACTCGCTCCCGTCCGATCGCGCCACGATGAGATGCAGGTCCTTGTCGTGCGCAGTCGCGTACTCGGTGACCGGCGTTCCTGCGGCGTCCTGGATCTGGAAACTCAGCTCACCGGCCGCTCCCACTTCCGTCGGAGCGTCGACCGGCGACAGGACGTACCCGTCGATGCTGAGCGAAAGGCCCTTCAAAGCGGCCGCTGCCGCGTGGGCCGAATCTTCGGTCGCTGTCGCCGGCGTCCCGTGATCGCCATGATCCTTCATCTCCGCACCTTTCGTCCATTCGCCGACGACGCTCGCCGGCACGATGACCTGCGCAAGCCCGAAGGCCCCACCGAAGGCCACGACGAGCCCGAGGCCGTAAACAGCGAGTCGTGCGCCGGCGTTCATACCGTCCGCACCGCCGAGTATCCTGCTTCCGCTACGGCGGCCAGGATCTGCGCATCGTCAAGGGCCGCTGAGCCGGTGACGACGAGCTTGCCGGTCTGGGCGCTCACCTGGATGTCGTCGACACCGGGCACTTCTGCCACTTCCTCGCGGATCGACATCTCGCAGTGCCCGCACGTCATCCCCGTCACCTGAAACTCGTTCGTCGTCACGATTTCTCCTACTCTCGTTGGAATTACCCCTAGGGGGTACTTGTATCAAGCGTATACCCGCGCGGGGTATTCCACATGTCTCTTTCTTTCTGCGGGGAGCTCACTGCCGGATCTGTCGCGCATTTCTACGCGGCAGATCCGGCACGAGCGCAGGCGTCGCTCCTTACTGGGCGGGTGCGGTCTCACGGGTGCTGCGGCGAGCCACAGCGACGTCGTCGGACGGAATCACGAGGGTGGGGCGAGTGGCATGGTGGAGCACATTTGCGGAGGTGCTCCCGAGCAACGTCGCCTTGATTCCCCGCAGACCTCGAGATCCGAGGACAATCAGATCGACGTTCAGTTCTTCGGCGGCGTCGACGATGGCCTCCGAGGCAGTGGCCATCGTGGACGAGATGAGTGGATCGGCGTTCAGGCCGAGGTCGCGGGCCAGCTGCGCGCCATCCGCAGCGATCTTCTCCGACACGTCAAGCGCTGCAGCGTCGAGCCCCTTCAGCTTCTCCAGTGCCGGATGGCCCTCGAGGTGAGCGGCGAAGCCTTCGAGAGGTTGGCGGGCATAGAACACGACGGTGGTGGCGCCCGGGAACAGTCCGGCCACCGTGTGTATCGCGCTCTGCGCATTCCGCGATCCGTCGTACGCGATGAGCAATTTCGGGGAAGACATCAGTATTTCCTCACTAATCATTGGTTGGGCGGTCGCTAGACCGAGATGGTCTCGTCTGAGGTGACCGCAGCAGTCCTGGGCTTTGTCATGGTGATGGCCGTGATGATCGCGCCGAAGAGCGCAAGCATCGCTGCGCCGATGAAGGCCGCCGAGTACCCCTGGGTGAGTTCCACCTTGGAGGCGTCGGTGCCGGCAATGCCGTAGACGATCGCCGTGAGCACGGCAAGCCCGAGCGCGGATCCGATCTGGTAGCTGGTACTGACCAGGCCCGAGGCGACGCCGGTCTCCGCCGGAGGCGCCGCGTTGATGGCTGTGCCGAGCGAAGGGACGAAAGCGAGCGACATGCCGAGCGCGGCCAAGAGCGAGGCGGGCAGCACATCCACCACGTAGTTTCCGTCCGGGCGGACGAAGGCCAGCCATGCCAGACCTCCCGCTAGCAGCAGGAGGCCGCTGACGATGAGCGACTTCGCGCCGAATCTCTCCTGGAGCCGCGGCGCCAGAGCGATCATCACGAGGACGACCAGGCCGGTCATCGGAAGCAACGCGGCACCCGCGGCGAAGGCGCTGGCGCCGAGAACCTGCTGCAGGTACAGGTTCAGGAAGAACCACATCGACACCCAGGCGGCACCGAGCATCAGCTGTGCGCCGTTCGCGGCCCCGAGAAGAGGCGCGCGGAGCAGGCTGAGGCGCAGCAGCGGATTGCGGCTGCGTGCCTGGATGATGACGAAGATCACCAGCAAGACGATTCCTGCGGCGAGCATGCCCAGGGTCGACCAGGTGAGCCAACCGACCTCCGGAGCGTTGACGACGGCGTACACGACGGCGGCCAGTCCGACGGTCACGGTGACAGCCCCGGCGATATCGATCGAACCCGTCGCTCCTCGGAAAGTGCGAGGAAGGGCTGTCGCTGTGAAAGCGAGCACGAACAGCGCGATCGGAACCGTGACGTAGAACACCCACGGCCAGCTCACGTACTCGGTCAG
This genomic window contains:
- a CDS encoding heavy-metal-associated domain-containing protein; its protein translation is MTTNEFQVTGMTCGHCEMSIREEVAEVPGVDDIQVSAQTGKLVVTGSAALDDAQILAAVAEAGYSAVRTV
- a CDS encoding YHS domain-containing protein; amino-acid sequence: MTNDTEATASCCSTSAPNPAAAGNGRANLLAGGTSDDLTTCPVMVGSPVSKKAAEAVGLFRDHEGERYYFCCAGCGPAFDSDPAKYAANMA
- a CDS encoding heavy metal translocating P-type ATPase, translated to MSEPHVHDETPTSAAHDQQNQTGHGGGDEERSGLRDHGGHEARSGHVGNGGHAGTGSHGGHAGDSGHAGHQGHGGHGGHEGHEGHEGHGGHGDHVGQFRRLFWINLLIAVPVVAFSPMFAMILGYDVPGWARLIAPVLGTVMYVWGGWPFLTGAVSELKARKPGMMLLIGLAITVAFFASWGATLGILHHELEFWWELALLIVIMLLGHWIEMRSLAQTTSALDSLAALLPDEAERLDGDEIVKVAPADLVVGDVVVVRPGGSVPADGRIIDGSAAMDESMVTGESRPVTRTSGDTVTAGTVATDSGLRIEITAIGADTALAGIQRLVTEAQNSSSRAQRIADRAAALLFWFALLSAALTALVWTLVGNPDAAVVRSITVLVIACPHALGLAIPLVVSIATERAARGGVLIKDRLALESMRKVDAVLFDKTGTLTKGAPTVTGVDATAAVDADRLLALAASAEADSEHPLARAIVRAAKDKGVAVAQASGFTSSPAVGVTATVDGREVRVGGPKLLDEIGGKEIAAAHEWRGEGAIILHVVVDGEVVGGLKLADEVRPESQQAVDALHRLGVEVVMITGDAQAVAESVAAELGIDRVFAGVRPEDKSAKVAELQAEGKKVAMVGDGVNDAPALAQADVGIAIGAGTDAAIASAGVILASSDPRSVISVIELSRASYRKMKQNLWWAAGYNLLSVPLAAGVLAPVGFVLPMSVGAILMSLSTVVVALNAQLLRRIDLTPEASTHGHSLTVDP
- a CDS encoding cation-translocating P-type ATPase, whose product is MSTSAPPSVGSGVELEIGGMTCASCAMRIEKKLNKLEGVVATVNYATEKAKITVPDGYDPAVLITEVEKTGYSAVLPAPKGTKKDSATTGDADDADPELLSLRNRLIGAIVLTVPVIAMAMIPALQFTYWQWASLALAAPVILWAAWPFHKAAWTNLKHGTATMDTLISMGTSAAFLWSLYALFFGTAGTPGMTHPFEFALAPSDGAANIYLEVGAGVTMFILAGRYFEKRSKKQAGAALRALLELGAKEVSVLRGGVETKIPVEDLQVGDEFIVRPGEKIATDGVVVSGTSAVDASMLTGEAVPVEVAEGDTVTGATANVGGRLVVRATRIGSDTQLAQMAQLVEDAQTGKAEVQRLADRISGVFVPIVIVIAFVALGGWLGAGFPVTAAFTAAVAVLVIACPCALGLATPTALLVGTGRGAQMGVLIKGPEVLESTRRIDTVVLDKTGTVTTGKMTLVGVFTEDRVDRGELLRLAGALEDASEHPIAQAIAKGATQEVGALRTPEGFANIEGKGVQGIVDGHAVLVGRDSLLAEWSQKLSRELAATKARAEGEGKTVVAVGWDGQARGVLVVADTVKPSSAEAIARFKEIGLTPILLTGDNEAVARQIAAEVGIEEVIAEVLPKDKVDVVTRLQREGKTVAMIGDGVNDAPALAQADLGLAMGTGADVAIEASDITLVRGDLRSAVDAIRLSRKTLGTIKTNLFWAFAYNVAAIPVAALGMLNPMLAGAAMALSSVFVVGNSLRLRGFKSVAKQ
- a CDS encoding D-alanyl-D-alanine carboxypeptidase family protein, with product MTAPDQSVDGLSDFAELMAHDQELSGDRIDPAVRRKRRRRGLIITAACIVLLLAATAGYVGWALTAPVNPPAVTTRTPQAPVGDTVAIATPTAAATAVSITGGDAYLGEAASGTWSATGSGEPLPIASITKLVTALVILDAAPLTSADDPGPTITFGKSDHDLYDQYYVQGATIAPMPTGTSMSLHDALAVMLIPSASNYAEALSSRIFGSQNAFLGATQNWLASHGLTGTTVTEPTGISPRNMSTPADLLAIAKLAAAHPAIAQIVATPSVSVPGAGQLYNTNGLLGTAGITGLKTGNLGEGTHSLLYTSTLEVGAADPLAITGVVLGGSSRESVNATVIATLESIRSGFHEVSVATDGQEVGSISTPWGSTATLVIGESASIFTWSDTPIELTMDIETPPTYRDGTVVGSVTWTAGPNTVTAPVKIAGNIDPPTEWWRLTHPSELGSLTDAGD
- a CDS encoding MFS transporter; the encoded protein is MSTPVPMSRGKRWLGLVLIATAQFVVIMDTSIIGVALPDIQRALGFTPESLSWVFNAYVVAFGGLLLLGGRLSDAFGARKIFVLGWLVLIVGSIMAGAAGNVGVEIAGRAIQGAGSAMIAPAALTLLMMLFGGTSDLPKAFAVYGAAAPIGGTAGVFLGGVLTEYVSWPWVFYVTVPIALFVLAFTATALPRTFRGATGSIDIAGAVTVTVGLAAVVYAVVNAPEVGWLTWSTLGMLAAGIVLLVIFVIIQARSRNPLLRLSLLRAPLLGAANGAQLMLGAAWVSMWFFLNLYLQQVLGASAFAAGAALLPMTGLVVLVMIALAPRLQERFGAKSLIVSGLLLLAGGLAWLAFVRPDGNYVVDVLPASLLAALGMSLAFVPSLGTAINAAPPAETGVASGLVSTSYQIGSALGLAVLTAIVYGIAGTDASKVELTQGYSAAFIGAAMLALFGAIITAITMTKPRTAAVTSDETISV
- a CDS encoding universal stress protein, whose amino-acid sequence is MSSPKLLIAYDGSRNAQSAIHTVAGLFPGATTVVFYARQPLEGFAAHLEGHPALEKLKGLDAAALDVSEKIAADGAQLARDLGLNADPLISSTMATASEAIVDAAEELNVDLIVLGSRGLRGIKATLLGSTSANVLHHATRPTLVIPSDDVAVARRSTRETAPAQ
- a CDS encoding metal-sensitive transcriptional regulator, whose translation is MKDVDMTTHTTTDAHEHGYITDKAKYLNRMSRIEGQARGITKMVDEEKYCIDILTQISALTSALQAVAVGLLDDHLKHCVVDAARMDSASADAKIKEATDAITRLVRS
- a CDS encoding heavy-metal-associated domain-containing protein, with the translated sequence MNAGARLAVYGLGLVVAFGGAFGLAQVIVPASVVGEWTKGAEMKDHGDHGTPATATEDSAHAAAAALKGLSLSIDGYVLSPVDAPTEVGAAGELSFQIQDAAGTPVTEYATAHDKDLHLIVARSDGSEFRHVHPTLDESTGTWSLPWEWTEAGTYRVFADFTPAGTDAPSLTLTRTVQVAGDFTPVVPEPTRVAHVDGFTVSLDGDLEAGSASDLILTVTREGEPVTTLEPYLGAFGHLVALRDGDLAYLHVHAEGDEPEAGETSGPEIAFAAEAPSAGRYLLYLDFQVDGQVHTAEFVLEAAHQDDGATESGSGSHEDGH